One genomic segment of Drosophila melanogaster chromosome 3R includes these proteins:
- the Pif1A gene encoding PFTAIRE-interacting factor 1A, isoform I: protein MGNEESSPGGSPRLSSGYTSSIHQDRDFSAKIQTTEFDLGQAGFTDSGEEREIVYLKEEVKSLRSQLKELNARHYEAMETADSHWVDLEQQYKEREEAQQAKEASLKQKIAQLQDCLREDSRAATEKIQQLEEGELSLKSCLVRMTKEHRDLLTENRTLQCSLESLMAKMEKEAEHKMPLTEALENERRKTQALMDDLIFAKKVQQNTEDQLRQETDALRTQIFNIKKDYLHIEVTNGELKEEVGTLENKIRQMENQMRDSEERARCLEDELRTKDEQCQLLERKLGVMPEGYSLADELHDSPAKRAKKDEVPSLQAASQGLGVALLDLEGRDFGLPLHKDFQAIACSVKQLADTLLSQSPSEVSLQSKEPAKPAGSEPEGSSWATVQDASSEKIPETGLSTVTSLECQGNQETQDNQVIQENPGSLESQVDSEYLESQERNLVSSKKSSYVSVVTSSCRSIVRELAGGSAQKSELHLGESDSRANPQIIRPTDEQEKKITAVPYSMRQMFNEVCSVDQQHEPELKKKSKKRAKNKKEKHPRPNSHQRKIQRFLFRHIYRPRTLNRTLGFPLQKSLSCSSFHSLLSVHSVHSARSGISLHSLHAEVVNLNWESLASVSFVQTDEVKTLEEEVQVTTQCNEKEMQVQPETIECGTQVDVGVEQRLLLMPLRTRCFVDLIQGAVDGYLDVAAFRTRLLHLWEGGEDFREHLEFLQDMWIEKSTQKTQESYEGFVAALDCVHNLKLALKPASSALLQQIEQRIHTRLLLFHNHKAESEFCCTVYIPVERSNSTLFRAKK from the exons ATGGGCAACGAGGAATCCTCCCCGGGAGGCAGCCCCCGCCTCTCCTCGGGCTACACTTCTTCTATACACCAGGATCGAGATTTCAGTGCCAAGATCCAAACAACGGAGTTTGACCTCGGTCAAGCGGGATTTACCGATTCCGGCGAGGAACGGGAGATCGTTTACCTAAAGGAAGAGGTCAAGAGTCTGCGTAGCCAACTGAAAGAGCTAAATGCCCGGCACTACGAAGCCATGGAAACAGCAGACTCACACTGGGTAGATCTGGAGCAGCAGTACAAGGAGCGCGAGGAGGCCCAACAGGCCAAGGAGGCCAGTCTCAAGCAGAAGATAGCCCAACTGCAAGATTGCCTCCGGGAGGATTCCCGAGCGGCGACCGAAAAGAtccagcagctggaggaggGGGAACTGTCATTGAAGTCCTGCCTGGTCCGCATGACCAAGGAGCATCGCGACCTGCTCACCGAGAATCGCACTCTGCAGTGCAGCTTGGAGAGTCTAATGGCCAAAATGGAAAAGGAGGCGGAACACAAGATGCCCCTAACAGAGGCTCTAGAAAACGAGAGGCGCAAAACCCAGGCACTGATGGATGACCTTATCTTTGCCAAGAAGGTGCAGCAGAACACCGAGGATCAGTTGAGGCAGGAGACGGATGCTTTGCGCACCCAGATCTTCAACATCAAAAAGGATTACCTGCACATCGAGGTCACAAATGGCGAGCTGAAAGAGGAGGTGGGCACGCTGGAGAACAAAATCCGCCAGATGGAGAACCAAATGAGGGATTCGGAGGAGCGGGCGCGCTGCCTGGAGGACGAGCTGCGAACCAAGGACGAACAATGCCAGCTCTTGGAACGCAAACTGGGCGTTATGCCCGAGGGCTACAGCCTGGCCGATGAACTCCATGATAGTCCTGCGAAGCGGGCCAAGAAGGATGAGGTACCGAGCCTCCAGGCTGCCAGCCAGGGACTGGGCGTGGCCCTACTCGATCTCGAG GGTCGTGATTTTGGTCTACCACTGCACAAGGACTTCCAAGCAATTGCCTGCAGTGTAAAGCAACTGGCGGATACCCTTCTCTCACAGAGTCCGTCCGAGGTGAGTCTCCAAAGCAAAGAGCCCGCCAAGCCAGCTGGTTCGGAACCCGAAGGCTCCAGTTGGGCTACGGTCCAGGATGCCTCCTCAGAAAAAATACCTGAGACAGGACTATCAACTGTGACTAGTCTAGAATGCCAGGGAAATCAAGAAACTCAAGATAATCAGGTCATTCAAGAAAATCCGGGAAGTCTAGAAAGTCAAGTCGATTCAGAATATCTGGAAAGTCAAGAAAGAAATCTCGTTAGCAGCAAGAAATCTAGTTATGTTAGTGTCGTGACATCCTCATGCCGGTCAATAGTACGGGAATTAGCTGGGGGATCTGCCCAAAAATCTGAACTACACCTTGGTGAATCAGACAGCAGGGCGAATCCGCAGATAATTCGACCAACAGATGAGCAAGAGAAGAAGATCACCGCGGTGCCCTATTCCATGAGACAGATGTTCAACGAGGTTTGTTCTGTGGATCAGCAGCACGAACCCGAGctcaaaaagaaaagcaaaaagcgAGCAAAGAATAAGAAGGAGAAGCATCCAAGACCAAACAGTCACCAGCGAAAAATACAGCGTTTCCTCTTCCGTCACATTTACCGTCCACGTACGCTCAATCGAACTCTGGGTTTCCCTCTTCAAAAGAGCCTCTCCTGCAGTAGTTTCCACTCTCTGTTGTCAGTTCACTCGGTTCACTCGGCCAGATCCGGAATTTCCCTGCACTCCCTTCACGCTGAAGTTGTTAATCTTAATTGGGAATCTCTGGCCAGCGTGTCATTTGTACAAACGGACGAGGTGAAAACCCTGGAGGAGGAGGTTCAGGTCACGACACAGTGCAATGAAAAGGAGATGCAAGTTCAACCAGAGACGATTGAGTGTGGAACACAGGTCGATGTGGGTGTGGAGCAACGACTGCTCCTGATGCCTCTGAGAACCAGGTGCTTCGTGGATTTGATTCAGGGCGCCGTGGACGGATACCTCGATGTTGCCGCATTCCGGACCCGTCTTCTTCACTTATGGGAGGGCGGAGAGGATTTCCGTGAGCATCTTGAATTTTTGCAAGACATGTGGATTGAAAAGAGTACTCAGAAGACGCAGGAGAGCTATGAAGGATTTGTGGCTGCTCTGGACTGTGTCCATAACCTAAAGTTGGCCCTTAAGCCTGCATCTTCGGCGCTTTTGCAACAAATCGAGCAGCGAATCCACACAAGACTTCTGCTCTTCCATAACCACAAGGCGGAATCGGAGTTCTGCTGCACTGTCTACATTCCCGTGGAGAGGAGCAATTCCACCTTGTTCAGAGCTAAGAAATAG
- the CG33189 gene encoding uncharacterized protein, which translates to MIGEFEDLDIFYDCRSDDEETPDLEVGGGDEVICKQAPRFDDPVQIRAVLERAATATQRLLRCYGGTDSVPTRPLMTLFYPATLEVSARLHTDDKCPCPKDRQCKLIGDPVTLRLPIELNPESGQVKVNIFQPKSIGTFCGCNAPGNQNKSKSRRSSVKWSNKDEVCPDCQEPNQNT; encoded by the coding sequence ATGATTGGCGAGTTTGAGGACTTAGACATCTTTTATGACTGCCGCAGTGACGACGAGGAGACTCCAGATCTGGAAGTGGGCGGTGGTGATGAAGTGATCTGCAAGCAAGCGCCTCGATTTGACGATCCTGTCCAGATTCGGGCCGTTTTGGAGCGGGCAGCCACTGCCACCCAGCGGTTGCTAAGGTGCTACGGAGGCACTGATTCCGTGCCAACTCGTCCTTTGATGACACTTTTCTATCCGGCCACCCTGGAGGTCAGTGCCCGTCTACATACGGACGACAAGTGTCCTTGCCCCAAGGACAGGCAGTGCAAGTTAATCGGCGACCCAGTGACCCTGAGGCTGCCAATCGAACTGAATCCGGAAAGCGGCCAGGTCAAAGTCAACATCTTCCAGCCCAAGTCAATTGGCACATTTTGTGGATGCAATGCACCTGGAAATCAGAACAAGTCGAAGAGCAGAAGATCGAGTGTAAAGTGGTCCAACAAGGATGAAGTGTGTCCCGATTGCCAGGAACCTAATCAAAACACGTAA
- the CCT7 gene encoding chaperonin containing TCP1 subunit 7 translates to MQPQIVLLKEGTDSSQGKPQLVSNINACQSIVDAVRTTLGPRGMDKLIVDAHGKATISNDGATIMKLLEIIHPAAKTLVDIAKSQDAEVGDGTTSVVLLAGEFLKQVKPFVEEGVHPRVIIKAIRKALQLCMEKINEMAVQIVEQSKDQQRALLEKCAATAMSSKLIHQQKDFFSRIVVDAVLSLDELLPLNMIGIKKVTGGSLEESQLVSGVAFKKTFSYAGFEMAPKSYDNCKIALLNIELELKAERDNAEIRVDNVKEYQKVVDAEWQILYNKLAKIHESGANVVLSKLPIGDVATQYFADRDIFCAGRVPEEDLKRTMKACGGAVMTTANDIKPNVLGLCEHFEERQVGGERFNLFQGCPNAKTSTLILRGGAEQFLEETERSLHDAIMIVRRTIKHDSVVAGGGAIEMELSKLLRDYSRTIAGKEQLLIAAIAKGLEIIPRQLCDNAGFDATNILNKLRQKHAQGGQWYGVDINKEDISDNYEQCVWEPSIIKINALTAAAEAACMILSVDETIKSPKAGEPPMAGGGMGMGRGMGRPM, encoded by the exons ATG CAACCGCAAATCGTGCTCCTCAAAGAAGGCACTGACTCGTCGCAGGGCAAGCCGCAACTGGTGTCCAACATCAATGCCTGCCAGTCGATCGTGGACGCAGTGCGGACCACTCTGGGTCCCCGCGGCATGGACAAGCTGATTGTGGATGCCCACGGCAAGGCGACGATTTCCAACGATGGAGCCACCATCATGAAGCTGCTGGAGATCATCCACCCGGCGGCCAAGACCCTGGTGGACATTGCCAAGTCACAAGACGCCGAG GTGGGTGACGGCACCACGTCCGTGGTTCTGCTGGCCGGCGAGTTCCTTAAGCAGGTGAAACCCTTCGTGGAGGAGGGAGTGCACCCACGAGTCATCATTAAGGCCATCCGCAAGGCCCTGCAGCTCTGCATGGAAAAGATCAACGAAATGGCCGTCCAAATTGTCGAACAGTCCAAGGACCAGCAGCGTGCTCTCCTTGAGAAGTGCGCAGCCACTGCCATGTCCTCCAAGTTGATTCACCAGCAGAAGGACTTCTTCTCCCGCATTGTAGTCGATGCTGTGCTCTCCCTGGATGAGCTGCTGCCCCTCAACATGATTGGAATTAAGAAGGTGACCGGTGGCTCGCTGGAGGAGTCACAGCTAGTGTCGGGTGTGGCCTTCAAGAAGACCTTTTCCTATGCCGGCTTTGAAATGGCCCCCAAATCCTATGACAACTGCAAAATTGCCCTGCTCAACATCGAATTGGAGCTTAAGGCTGAGCGCGATAACGCCGAGATCCGCGTAGACAACGTCAAGGAGTACCAAAAGGTGGTCGACGCCGAGTGGCAGATCCTCTACAACAAGCTGGCTAAGATCCACGAGTCCGGCGCCAATGTTGTCCTCTCCAAGCTGCCCATCGGTGATGTGGCCACACAGTATTTCGCCGACCGCGACATATTCTGCGCCGGCCGCGTTCCCGAAGAAGATCTTAAGCGCACCATGAAGGCTTGCGGTGGAGCCGTAATGACGACGGCCAACGACATTAAGCCCAATGTACTCGGCCTGTGCGAACATTTCGAGGAGCGCCAAGTGGGCGGCGAACGTTTCAACCTCTTCCAAG GCTGCCCCAATGCCAAGACGAGCACCCTTATTCTGCGTGGCGGTGCCGAACAGTTTCTGGAGGAGACTGAGCGATCCCTCCACGACGCAATTATGATCGTGCGGCGCACCATCAAGCACGATTCCGTTGTGGCCGGCGGCGGTGCCATTGAAATGGAGTTGTCCAAGCTGCTGCGGGACTATTCGCGCACCATTGCCGGTAAGGAGCAGCTGCTGATTGCTGCCATCGCCAAGGGCCTGGAGATCATTCCTCGCCAGCTGTGCGACAACGCCGGTTTCGATGCCACCAACATTCTCAACAAGTTGCGCCAGAAGCACGCCCAGG GAGGACAGTGGTACGGCGTCGACATCAACAAGGAAGACATTTCGGACAACTATGAGCAGTGCGTCTGGGAGCCGTCCATCATTAAGATCAATGCACTGACGGCGGCCGCCGAGGCAGCCTGCATGATCCTTTCCGTCGATGAGACAATAAAGAGTCCCAAGGCCGGAGAACCCCCGATGGCCGGCGGTGGCATGGGAATGGGCCGCGGAATGGGCAGGCCCATGTAA
- the CG9839 gene encoding uncharacterized protein, isoform A yields the protein MSSSGRKRKQQLKPRQDDHRSPVKRRSVDIKSEPLDGYPALADYDLSTADIKPDLTELQLQLVAEQQAASNTIRLELEQQESDSDEDGYSELDYQAEDVFCQDDMDDYDPDWSSQQTGSRLLFKFPIQQSGLKFGQRFQGPQHYFNQVLGNRSKFFSSLAQSCNLKGGELKSNPTTAEEMEIFMALSLLMCDLKLEHLSDYWSTNMFYGLVGFSGKIPLERYQQLLHCLNFDAPQLQAGRAKVKNSLLLDFINERMEEIYICGQQLVLNEPITLWKGALRYQDELPNKFRTNALLLHMLTEQSGLVVKILPEIVRKEDAPAWVRNSRQLVEHRNKIVLKLMEGYHGGRTVYTSKFYGSYGLAQELAKKSTYCTGLLDRNRYGNSKALVHQRLDSNSISTSYATSLMMAKWRRRAKSLYCFSSDCLAIYSKEMAMQKTNAKPKLIQELEFQLRPGNDGRHHLIHYQAACKELKANIKLTIFLLNILVYNAYLLYFANGQNARVGHLKSYSEFRVIIIKSLLREEVTNEPVTSIQKPETYERSKNKPVPEPRLKTILHEPMLIQQNGKPAKKNCRYCHKGGMLQFSRYMCNTCPDKPGLCQEPCFLLWHEQLKKVIRQTIGRSE from the exons ATGTCCAGCTCCGGAAGAAAGCGCAAGCAGCAACTTAAGCCGCGTCAGGACGATCACCGGTCGCCGGTGAAGCGACGCAGTGTGGACATCAAGTCGGAACCCTTGGACGGCTATCCGGCGCTAGCAGACTACGATTTAAGTACGGCCGATATCAAGCCGGATCTCACTGAACTCCAATTGCAGCTGGTGGCGGAGCAGCAGGCGGCCAGCAACACCATTCGCTTGGAATTGGAACAGCAAGAGAGTGATTCCGACGAGGATGGCTACTCAGAGCTCGATTACCAAGCTGAAGATGTCTTCTGTCAGG ACGATATGGATGACTACGATCCAGATTGGTCCAGCCAGCAGACGGGTTCCCGACTGCTCTTCAAATTTCCCATCCAGCAGAGTGGCCTGAAATTCGGACAACGCTTCCAGGGACCACAGCACTACTTCAACCAAGTGCTGGGAAATCGCTCCAAGTTCTTCAGTTCCCTGGCCCAAAGCTGCAACCTAAAGGGAGGAGAGCTCAAGTCCAATCCCACAACTGCCGAAGAAATGGAAATCTTTATGGCGCTTTCCCTGCTTATGTGTGACCTGAAGCTGGAGCACCTATCGGATTACTGGAGCACTAACATGTTTTACGGTCTCGTCGGATTCTCTGGGAAGATTCCTCTGGAACGGTatcagcagctgctgcactGCCTTAACTTTGATGCACCGCAGCTACAAGCGGGCAGAGCCAAAGTGAAGAACTCTCTACTGCTAGACTTTATCAACGAGCGTATGGAAGAGATATACATTTGTGGCCAGCAACTGGTGCTCAATGAACCTATCACTCTGTGGAAGGGTGCATTAAGATACCAGGATGAACTTCCAAACAAATTCCGCACCAACGCACTACTGCTGCATATGCTAACTGAGCAGAGCGGTTTGGTGGTGAAGATTCTACCGGAGATTGTGCGGAAGGAAGACGCACCGGCATGGGTACGCAATTCCCGGCAGTTGGTGGAGCACCGAAACAAGATTGTCCTGAAACTAATGGAGGGTTACCATGGAGGACGCACTGTGTACACCTCAAAGTTCTATGGAAGCTACGGCCTGGCTCAGGAGTTGGCCAAGAAAAGCACCTATTGCACTGGTCTGCTGGACAGGAATAGATATGGCAACAGTAAGGCACTGGTGCACCAGCGGTTGGATTCCAACAGCATCTCCACCAGCTATGCCACTTCTCTGATGATGGCCAAATGGCGACGACGGGCAAAGAGCTTGTACTGCTTCAGCTCTGACTGCTTGGCCATTTATTCCAAGGAGATGGCCATGCAAAAGACAAATGCAAAACCTAAGTTGATCCAGGAGCTCGAGTTTCAACTACGACCTGGAAACGACGGTCGCCACCACCTGATCCACTACCAAGCTGCCTGCAAGGAGCTGAAGGCAAACATAAAGTTGACCATTTTCCTACTCAACATCCTCGTGTACAATGCCTATTTGCTATACTTTGCTAATGGCCAGAATGCGCGAGTCGGACATCTTAAAAGTTACTCGGAGTTCCGGGTGATCATCATAAAGTCGCTTCTAAGAGAAGAAGTGACGAACGAACCGGTAACTAGTATCCAGAAGCCAGAGACATATGAACGGTCAAAGAACAAGCCGGTGCCCGAGCCCAGGTTGAAGACCATTCTACACGAACCCATGCTTATCCAGCAGAACGGGAAGCCGGCCAAGAAAAACTGCCGCTATTGCCACAAAGGCGGAATGCTGCAGTTCAGCAGGTACATGTGCAACACCTGTCCCGATAAGCCGGGTCTATGCCAGGAACCCTGCTTCCTTCTCTGGCATGAGCAGCTCAAAAAAGTAATCAGACAGACAATTGGACGAAGTGAATAA
- the CG33191 gene encoding uncharacterized protein translates to MDEEFSNQPIDPSIARSDYSRSHFVNQSSMTLSRGLDSTRLLFVGENFQQTRSEQDLFYDCQGPGEDSPKEGRSATSRCKFDDPAAIRDALERAANATQMLLKNFDKSGGWNQPCAVTLELTARLVDPKKGRAGCPLHGKPVTVQMPLEFNPQSGKMVKCQQKKQPVTRHRKESICQCRSQQYMRSGPRAPKPSSGKSASKHFRPCASQQLAEGSASSVYIGSCGDSTSQCNRCTPATCCRWHDPGAREVISISCLTLPDIESELTLTPVPEPLPIEEPLVEIEPTAPKEHLIIYAPEPEHPITESDESDELLSSEQEMLGPQPEEEMGPPPPERSPGSKRYYLALPQNKEFSNCSPCRFDPSPIMDEEGNVFCPGNCGCCMCPWKQRSFAPNQQHTNVKVCRCVQRGTIFTKFEDREVCSQTSYFDFCPCREKAEAKFLELYHAEMWSRPEITRGREIQLNEIKELLVPTSHPIE, encoded by the coding sequence ATGGACGAGGAATTCTCTAATCAGCCCATCGATCCAAGCATCGCTCGGAGTGACTACTCCCGGAGTCATTTCGTTAACCAGAGCTCCATGACATTGAGTCGCGGATTGGACTCCACCCGACTGCTTTTCGTAGGCGAAAACTTCCAGCAGACGCGCAGCGAACAGGACTTATTTTACGACTGTCAAGGTCCGGGTGAGGACTCGCCAAAGGAGGGCCGTAGTGCCACCAGCCGGTGCAAGTTCGATGATCCGGCTGCGATACGGGATGCCCTGGAACGGGCGGCCAATGCCACACAGATGCTACTCAAGAATTTTGACAAGTCAGGTGGTTGGAATCAGCCATGTGCCGTCACCCTGGAGTTGACCGCTCGGTTGGTGGACCCCAAGAAGGGTCGCGCTGGTTGTCCGTTGCACGGAAAGCCCGTCACCGTCCAGATGCCGCTGGAGTTCAATCCGCAGAGCGGCAAGATGGTCAAGTGTCAGCAAAAGAAACAACCGGTCACCAGGCATCGCAAAGAGTCCATCTGCCAGTGCCGCTCGCAGCAGTATATGCGTTCCGGTCCAAGGGCTCCAAAGCCCAGCTCAGGTAAATCCGCCAGCAAACACTTTCGTCCATGTGCATCGCAACAGCTAGCCGAAGGGTCCGCCAGTTCGGTATACATAGGAAGCTGTGGGGATTCAACATCTCAGTGTAACCGTTGCACTCCGGCCACATGTTGCCGCTGGCACGACCCGGGGGCACGGGAGGTCATCTCAATCTCCTGCCTGACCTTGCCGGATATCGAATCAGAGCTCACTCTTACCCCAGTGCCTGAGCCACTGCCAATTGAAGAACCGTTGGTGGAGATAGAACCAACGGCCCCGAAGGAGCACTTGATAATCTATGCTCCAGAGCCGGAACACCCGATCACCGAGTCGGATGAATCCGATGAGCTCTTGTCTAGCGAGCAGGAGATGTTAGGACCGCAGCCGGAAGAAGAAATGGGACCGCCGCCGCCGGAAAGATCGCCGGGAAGCAAGCGGTACTACCTTGCCCTGCCTCAAAACAAGGAGTTCTCCAACTGTTCGCCGTGCCGTTTCGATCCCAGTCCTATTATGGACGAGGAAGGCAATGTGTTTTGTCCCGGCAACTGTGGCTGCTGCATGTGTCCGTGGAAGCAACGCTCCTTTGCCCCAAACCAGCAGCACACCAATGTCAAGGTTTGCCGATGCGTACAGCGCGGCACCATCTTCACTAAGTTCGAGGATCGGGAGGTCTGCAGCCAGACCTCCTACTTCGATTTTTGTCCGTGCCGCGAAAAGGCGGAGGCCAAGTTCTTAGAATTGTACCACGCTGAAATGTGGTCCCGTCCGGAAATCACGCGGGGTCGCGAGATCCAACTCAATGAGATCAAGGAACTGCTCGTACCCACGAGCCATCCAATCGAATAA
- the hng2 gene encoding hinge2, with the protein MGNHKVLRSAGSNLRYSMYEFIDAVHKRSIIWERSHPNFHNRELRDEAWQQIGHELCSNFDDSSEPEKQEIVKTLLKRWKNTRDSYLRVNRLRQSGEEVARASYIYEKELSFLLNVKAESEDDVESLKEQPKPQAKRKRVSTAAQRSAKTPRKRNSDQESNIEPAIRNPAIPSNINTVLGDLGCAKEDTATPEIAYIPQLPSDPPCSTNTAYLSADPDQAFFDTIKPHMQQMCADRKLDFQIEVLKILRNFKPN; encoded by the exons atggGCAATCATAAAGTTCTTCGATCGGCAGGAAGCAATTTGCGCTATTCGATGTACGAGTTCATTGACGCGGTACACAAACGTTCTATTATATGGGAACGAAGCCACCCAAACTTCCATAACCGCGAACTCAGAGATGAGGCCTGGCAGCAAATTGGCCACGAGCTTTGCTCGAATTTTGACGACTCCAGCGAGCCGGAGAAGCAGGAAATAG TTAAAACACTGCTCAAACGTTGGAAAAACACGAGGGACAGCTACCTACGGGTCAACCGACTACGTCAAAGTGGCGAGGAGGTGGCCAGAGCTTCCTACATCTACGAAAAGGAACTGAGTTTCCTGCTGAACGTGAAAGCAGAGTCGGAGGACGATGTAGAATCCTTGAAGGAGCAACCCAAGCCCCAGGCCAAACGGAAGCGAGTGAGCACTGCCGCACAGAGATCTGCAAAGACTCCACGAAAGAGAAACTCCGACCAAGAATCGAATATTGAGCCTGCCATCCGCAATCCAGCCATACCAAGCAACATAAATACGGTTCTGGGAGATCTGGGCTGCGCCAAGGAGGACACCGCCACTCCGGAAATCGCATATATTCCACAGTTACCATCAGATCCACCCTGCAGTACAAATACCGCCTACTTGTCCGCCGATCCTGATCAGGCCTTCTTCGACACCATTAAGCCTCACATGCAGCAGATGTGCGCCGATCGCAAGCTTGACTTTCAGATCGAGGTCCTGAAAATCCTACGAAACTTCAAGCCGAATTGA
- the Ir85a gene encoding ionotropic receptor 85a: MSIQWLKHILLLAILVNLAGTRENHIPLDLKKSSIVMVKMSQILCKARIKVLFVYFENQTSHEHTGQILKEVTKCDISNQNTPLEAVKDDGILMYMVMITTNISQPLELSLIRKKSAAKHRSHVFLLVRDADTVSDAWMRASFRQFWKIWLLNIVILYWRDGRLNAYRYNPFMDNYLIPVDNKPNEVPTLEQLFPKTIPNMQRKPLRMCIYKDDVRAIFWRQGTILGTDGLLAAYVAERLNATMMITRPHSYNNHNLSSDICFLEVAKEYVDVAMNIRFLVPDTFRKQAESTVSHTRDDLCVIVPKAKTAPTFWNIFRSFGSLVWALILVSVLVANVFCYILKSEVGRVPMQLFAGALTMPMTQIPPNHSIRLFLIFWLYFGLLICSAFKGNLTSMMVFQPYLPDINQLGALARSHYHIIIRPRHVKHIQHFLTLGHKHESRIREQMLEVSDTQMYEMMRNNDIRFAYLEKYHIARFQVNSRVHMHLGRPLFHLMNSCLVPFHAVYIVPYGSPYLGFLDSLIRSSHEFGFERYWDRIMNSAFIKSGVKVVNRRRGSGNDEPVVLKLQHFHAVFALWLVGIGMACIVLAWEHLTHNYNLAVTKRRD; the protein is encoded by the exons ATGTCCATCCAGTGGCTAAAACACATTCTGCTCCTGGCAATCCTGGTCAATTTGGCCGGGACACGGGAGAATCACATTCCGTTAGATTTGAAGAAAAGTTCGATCGTGATGGTCAAGATGAGTCAGATCCTCTGCAAGGCTCGGATTAAGGTCCTGTTCGTCTACTTCGAGAATCAAACCTCCCACGAGCATACGGGTCAAATACTCAAAGAGGTGACCAAGTGCGACATATC GAATCAAAATACACCACTGGAGGCGGTCAAGGATGATGGCATACTAATGTACATGGTGATGATCACCACAAACATATCACAACCATTGGAGCTTTCACTTATCCGGAAGAAATCGGCTGCCAAGCATCGATCGCATGTTTTTCTCTTGGTCAGAGATGCGGATACCGTTTCCGATGCTTGGATGCGGGCCAGTTTCCGGCAATTCTGGAAGATATGGCTACTGAACATCGTGATCCTCTACTGGCGAGATGGACGACTGAATGCCTATCGGTACAACCCGTTTATGGACAACTATTTGATACCAGTGGACAATAAACCAAACGAGGTTCCAACTTTAGAGCAGCTTTTCCCAAAGACCATACCCAATATGCAGAGGAAGCCGCTGAGAATGTGCATCTACAAGGACGATGTGAGGGCAATCTTCTGGAGACAGGGAACTATCTTGGGGACCGATGGCCTGCTGGCGGCCTATGTGGCTGAGCGACTGAACGCGACCATGATGATAACGCGTCCGCACTCGTATAACAACCACAATCTCAGCTCGGACATATGTTTCCTTGAGGTGGCCAAGGAGTACGTGGATGTGGCCATGAACATTCGTTTCTTGGTTCCGGATACCTTCAGGAAACAGGCGGAAAGCACGGTATCCCACACGCGTGATGATCTTTGCGTGATTGTGCCGAAAGCCAAGACTGCTCCCACTTTCTGGAACATATTTCGCTCATTTGGCTCATTAGTTTGGGCCCTAATTCTGGTTTCTGTTCTGGTGGCGAATGTCTTCTGCTACATCCTGAAATCTGAAGTGGGTAGGGTTCCCATGCAACTTTTCGCCGGAGCCCTAACTATGCCCATGACCCAGATTCCGCCAAACCACTCGATCCGATTGTTTCTGATCTTCTGGCTTTACTTTGGACTACTTATATGCTCGGCATTCAAGGGAAATCTGACCAGCATGATGGTGTTCCAGCCTTATCTACCCGATATAAACCAATTGGGTGCGTTGGCTAGGTCCCACTACCACATCATCATTCGTCCAAGGCACGTAAAACATATCCAACACTTCCTAACCCTGGGACACAAGCACGAGTCCAGAATTCGGGAACAAATGCTGGAAGTTTCCGACACCCAGATGTACGAAATGATGAGGAACAATGACATAAG ATTTGCCTATTTGGAGAAGTATCACATCGCCCGTTTCCAGGTGAACAGCCGTGTGCACATGCACCTGGGTCGTCCGCTTTTCCACCTGATGAACAGCTGCCTGGTGCCGTTTCACGCCGTTTATATCGTCCCCTACGGTTCACCCTACTTGGGTTTCCTGGACTCACTGATCCGGAGTTCGCATGAGTTTGGATTCGAGCGATACTGGGATCGCATCATGAACTCCGCCTTTATTAAGTCTGGAGTAAAGGTGGTAAACCGTCGACGCGGGAGTGGCAATGATGAACCGGTGGTCCTCAAACTGCAGCATTTCCACGCCGTATTCGCTCTGTGGCTGGTGGGGATCGGGATGGCATGCATTGTGCTGGCCTGGGAGCACTTGACCCACAACTACAATTTGGCGGTAACAAAGCGGCGGGACTAA